The following proteins come from a genomic window of Pseudomonas syringae:
- a CDS encoding RNA polymerase sigma factor produces MSSVPSAHSEIVGALYRDHRGWLLAWLRRNVACPQRAQDLSQDTFVRLLGRDELHPPREPRAFLATIAKGLMFDYFRRAALEQAYLGELMQLPEAEQPSPEEQLLILEDLKTIDRLLDTLSSKARAAFLYSRLDGMSHGEIAERLGVSVSRVRQYLAQAMRQCYVALYGEPT; encoded by the coding sequence GTGTCGTCAGTCCCAAGCGCTCATAGCGAAATCGTTGGTGCGTTGTATCGCGATCATCGCGGATGGCTGCTGGCCTGGCTTCGGCGCAATGTCGCCTGCCCACAACGTGCGCAAGACCTGAGTCAGGACACCTTCGTGCGCCTGCTGGGTCGGGATGAACTGCATCCGCCTCGGGAGCCGCGCGCGTTTCTGGCGACCATCGCCAAGGGCCTGATGTTCGACTACTTCCGTCGTGCCGCGCTGGAGCAGGCTTATCTCGGGGAGTTGATGCAACTGCCGGAAGCAGAGCAGCCTTCGCCGGAAGAACAGTTGCTGATTCTCGAAGACCTGAAAACCATCGATCGTCTGCTCGACACGTTGTCGAGCAAGGCACGGGCCGCGTTTCTGTATAGCCGTCTTGACGGTATGAGCCATGGAGAGATTGCCGAGCGGCTGGGCGTTTCGGTGTCGCGGGTCAGGCAATACCTGGCTCAGGCGATGCGGCAGTGCTATGTGGCGCTCTATGGCGAGCCGACATGA
- a CDS encoding FecR domain-containing protein: MSARPVSARVLDAAIQWQLDLDGTHGNSAELAQWLAADEEHARAWRQLGMVNQRFALPAGPARKALQQSPGTLRHSLRKLGGSLAVMCVAFGLALFMGDGYLPVNYWLADQRTATGEQREVRLADNTLIRLNTHSAIDVRFDAQQRRIILQEGEILVQTGNHDDPRPFIVETPDGSMRALGTRFLVRRESGGTLLSVLQSAVAANSRNTSDGQVLRAGQQILLTGNGLGPLLSMPSGTDAWTRGMLVVDNARLADLLAELGRYRAGHLGVDPQVADLRITGTFPLADTDLALKALLPTLPVQIEQHTKWWVNVQAKDGQIDDSPAKL; encoded by the coding sequence ATGAGCGCCAGACCTGTCTCCGCCCGTGTGCTCGATGCTGCCATCCAGTGGCAACTGGATCTGGATGGCACTCATGGCAACAGTGCTGAACTCGCCCAATGGCTGGCGGCGGACGAAGAACATGCCAGGGCCTGGCGTCAATTGGGCATGGTCAATCAACGTTTTGCCCTGCCAGCAGGTCCGGCGCGCAAGGCGTTGCAGCAATCACCCGGTACGCTGCGTCATAGCTTGCGCAAACTGGGCGGCAGTCTGGCGGTGATGTGTGTGGCGTTCGGTCTGGCACTGTTCATGGGGGATGGTTACCTGCCGGTGAATTACTGGCTGGCCGATCAACGCACGGCCACCGGCGAACAACGCGAAGTGCGCCTCGCGGACAACACCCTGATTCGTCTCAACACCCACAGCGCCATCGACGTGCGTTTCGACGCACAGCAACGCCGGATCATCCTGCAGGAGGGTGAAATACTGGTGCAGACCGGTAACCACGATGATCCACGTCCATTCATCGTGGAGACTCCGGACGGCAGCATGCGCGCACTGGGCACGCGGTTTCTGGTCAGGCGCGAGTCGGGCGGGACGCTGTTGAGCGTCTTGCAGTCGGCGGTGGCAGCCAATTCCCGCAACACCAGCGATGGACAAGTACTGCGCGCAGGCCAGCAGATCCTGTTGACTGGCAACGGTCTGGGTCCGCTGCTCAGCATGCCTTCCGGTACTGATGCCTGGACACGGGGCATGCTGGTGGTGGATAACGCCCGCCTGGCCGACCTGCTCGCCGAGCTGGGACGTTACCGTGCCGGCCATCTGGGTGTTGACCCGCAAGTCGCTGATTTGCGCATCACCGGCACCTTTCCGCTGGCGGATACCGATCTGGCGCTCAAGGCGCTGCTGCCAACGCTGCCGGTGCAGATTGAGCAGCACACGAAATGGTGGGTCAACGTGCAGGCAAAGGACGGCCAGATTGACGACAGTCCGGCAAAACTCTGA
- a CDS encoding PepSY-associated TM helix domain-containing protein, whose amino-acid sequence MKSQTVRRWSIVHTWSSLICTLFLLMLAITGLPLIFHHEIDHLLGDAPHYREMPADTPRLDLEQLARAAEAHRPGEVMQYFGWDDEDPNGVMAITAATAGTEPNSSHTFALDARTGEALEMPSANGGFMMVMLRLHVDMYAELPGKLLLAFMGLLFVVAIVSGTVLYSPFMRKLEFAQVRANKSRRTRWLDLHNLIGVVTLTWALVVGVTGVISACADLLIASWRNDALATMIAPYKDAPPLTLRAPATRLLEIAESAAPGMQADFIAFPGTRFSSEHHYAVFLKGNTHLTAHLATPVLIDAQTLQVTAVVERPWYMDALGMSQPLHFGDYGGMPMKILWAVLDVLTIIVLGSGVYLWWVRRRTARSMSVVQARVTQ is encoded by the coding sequence ATGAAAAGCCAAACCGTGCGTCGCTGGTCCATCGTCCATACCTGGAGCAGCCTGATCTGCACCCTGTTCCTGTTGATGCTGGCCATAACCGGGCTGCCGCTGATTTTTCATCATGAAATCGATCATCTGCTGGGCGACGCGCCGCACTACCGGGAGATGCCCGCCGACACGCCGCGCCTGGACCTTGAGCAACTGGCACGCGCTGCCGAAGCGCATCGCCCTGGCGAGGTGATGCAGTATTTCGGCTGGGATGACGAAGACCCCAATGGCGTGATGGCGATTACTGCGGCGACGGCGGGCACCGAGCCTAACTCATCCCACACCTTCGCCCTTGATGCGCGCACCGGCGAAGCGCTGGAAATGCCTTCGGCCAATGGCGGTTTCATGATGGTCATGCTGCGTCTGCACGTGGACATGTACGCCGAACTGCCCGGCAAACTGTTGCTGGCTTTCATGGGGCTGCTGTTTGTCGTGGCGATCGTTTCCGGGACCGTGTTGTATTCACCGTTCATGCGCAAACTTGAATTCGCCCAGGTGCGAGCGAATAAATCCCGGCGCACGCGCTGGCTCGACCTGCATAACCTGATTGGCGTGGTGACGCTGACCTGGGCGCTGGTCGTCGGTGTGACGGGCGTGATCAGCGCCTGCGCCGACCTGTTGATTGCCTCATGGCGCAACGATGCGCTGGCAACCATGATTGCCCCGTACAAAGACGCGCCGCCCCTGACGCTGCGCGCCCCGGCGACCCGCTTGCTGGAAATCGCCGAATCCGCTGCACCCGGCATGCAGGCCGATTTCATCGCCTTCCCGGGTACGCGCTTCTCCAGCGAGCATCATTACGCGGTGTTCCTCAAAGGCAATACGCATCTGACTGCGCACCTCGCCACGCCGGTGCTGATCGACGCGCAGACCCTGCAAGTCACTGCCGTGGTCGAACGTCCCTGGTACATGGACGCTCTGGGCATGTCGCAACCTCTGCATTTCGGCGATTACGGCGGCATGCCGATGAAAATTCTCTGGGCAGTGCTGGATGTGCTGACCATTATCGTACTCGGCAGCGGGG